Genomic segment of Arachis hypogaea cultivar Tifrunner chromosome 11, arahy.Tifrunner.gnm2.J5K5, whole genome shotgun sequence:
TTAGAGTTTTCCTGATCAGAACCGAAAATCGAACCGaaccacaaaaaaaaaactgcaaaacccattttttcgattttttcgatttttaatttattcggtTTTCGATTTTTTCGGTTCAATTGGTCGGTTTAGTTCGATCTGGATCGGTTTTAAACACTCCTAGGCGAGGACGTTACATTTTCCATAtaagttttttgaaacaaaaagtaTTCTACAATTTTGCAAAAAATAGTTGATAGTTGGATAAAGACACTTATTAGACTCTTGTCAGTAAAAATTATTTCCTCTCTAGTTTCTTAAATTTTGGTTTTATAGTGtacaagaacaaaaaaattaccaaacattTATTAGCAATTTAACACACACACAGATGTTAATCAACTTGAAGTCTGTTATTTAAATGGGCATCGCTAAAATTTTACCCGTGTGTGTTTTATCACCATCGTGCGTGTCTCAAGTTAAACTGTTGTGGGGTGCAATAATTTAACGCATTCCTCCATATTCCCAAGTAAATCAGGTAGGATAATGATTTACCGGGTTGAAACTATATCTTATTAAATCGTGGTAAGAAAACATGTTTTCTTGTGtaaatgataaattattttaCCTAGCCACAATTTACATTTGAAAAAGAGCACGAATgtataacataaaataatttatgacaATTATGTAATATTGATTTTCAAATGCTTATTTTTTTTGTCTCtgttttcaaatattttattacatgaaaatccttttttaaatgataattttaatgtaatattgtaatatgatcatatttatatttttagatattttttaaatgataaatagTGGTGGCATAATGAACTACCCATCCTGCAAGgcctataaaaaaaaatagatctGGTAGTCTTCTCTACTTTATGATGAATTGGTTAGTTGGCTGACAATCTTGTTTTACTTCTTATATTAGTAAAATAATCTAAtaaaaaatgacaaataaaattttaatataaataaaaaataatcaaattataatacaattttatcttcataattttttttaaatttttaatatgaataaaattTCTATTCGATGGAGTTATCTAGTCAAACTCTTCTACGAGAGATGGAAATTTCTTCCAATTTTTGAACCTCTGGTAAAAATACTTACAATGACTCTAACACtcaagttagttttagtttaagaGATGTATAGATTAAATTTTGAATGTTATATCTTGGAGGCGAAATGTTACTTCCATTTATAGTTGTTGGTGAGGCAAATCCAAAGAAATTTATGTGATTCCATGTGGAATACGTCCCATATTCGAAGATATGAtctagaaattttttatttttttgaactaACGTATCTTCTGTGATGGTGTTCGTGGATTAGGAATAATACTTAGACGTAATTTCAAAATTGGATCATAACAATTATCTATCACAACATTTATTCTCATATTACTAAaaggaattttaaaaaaatagtttcaacTTAATTTCTAGTTAACAAACAATTTTGAAAcaataacaaaatttataatacaatacaaaaaaaaaaaaaagaatagagatAGAGTTTGTGTAAAAAACATCATCTTTGTTTTAAGAGACAAACCTTTAAGTCATATAGTTCGAAACATATATATGatagaagaataaaataattacgaAAATAtagaaaacaacaaaaacaaataaaaataaaaaacaagcgAAAAAGTGTGCTtgaaatttcttattttaaacttttgtATATATACTTATGTTGTTCTCATccattttttagaaataaaaaagcaaaAGTTTAGGTATCAAAGCATAGTTATTAGAATTAAATTGATAATCAAATCAACTAGTTTAGATTATTGAATTATTAAGTCATTAGTTCAATTGGTAGGTCATAAGTTGATTGATTGATTtgatcataattaaataattatataaaatttaatttaattttttatttttataataaatatttttatttttatttttattaaattaattattatttttaaatcttaataattcatcaattagtttatatttattgtatttttaaaatatttaaaatttttatttattatactctttaagtatttataaaaaataataattataaaaataaaaaaatatattttaattaataaaatattattttttattaaatttataaatataattaaattttatttatgtactatatttaataaaaaaaattatctatacaaaataatttttgttagtttaacaAGGTTTTACCAGGTTGGTTTTAACCAATTTTAATCGGATTGACCGATTTTTTCgagtttaattaaatttgtcCGAAATAATTATCTGCTGGATTCAAATGATGACACAATTTGTGTTGACGACAGAGTGATCAGGTTTTTGGTTTGACCAAGTGGGTCGGGTTGGGTTTGATAAACTATGCCATCGAATCAACTTGTTATTTGCCTCTCATCTCATCAAAACATACCGATTTAATGGTATAAGTTTGATGAACACTTTTAATTTAATATGTTTTGGATAAGTTTGACGGgtcagtcttttattatttttagtgtttGATATGACCGTTATATGTTAGTTACGAGTTATAGCTCGGCAAGTCTCCTTGTAACCGATGCATTAACTCTGCTGATTTATGATGACAAATGACCTTTATTTGGTAACGTCAAAAAGGCAATTAATTTTCTCTGAATGTCATTAATCCAGAAGAAAACAGTCATCTTCGTCTCCTGGTTATAAAAAGAAACAATCAGAGTTTTAAAGGTATGTTATCTCTCCAATATAAGAGCTTTCGTTAATATTCCAATttgctgacttgagcgtcggagtaccCTTTACAGGTACCCACCCCCCGTTCCATCTATGGCCGACATATATCATGATCCAACCAAGAAGCTGATAAACACCTTCCGGAAGGTGAACTATACCTTGGCTGGTCAGGCAAGAACATTTGGCACCCACCGTGGgtcgaaagaaaaaaaaaactcgagATACCTCTCTTTATAGCCCCAAATATCCCTTTATTCCCTCATGACTGACGCACCTCCACCCACTCCGTCCGAGCTTCTCCAGATGGTAAAAGAGCTTCAGCAGGAAAACTAATGCATGGCCGAAGGAAACCAGCGCATGGCGGAGGAGAACCAGAGGATGCAGCAGCAAATTGCTCAATTAGCTAACGCTCGCCTCAAACATAATAATGATCATCAGGAATGACCGCTAAATGACGAGCAACAATCGGAGCCGACCCATGTCTCAGAGACGCCTCGTAATGATGATGACAAAGGTCCTCGAAATGACGGGGCTCGAGCTGAAGCTGAGGACGCGGAGCCCGACAATTCTGTAAGACCATTTACAACTGACATCATGATTTTTCAACTTCCTCGACAGTTCACTCTTCCTACGACCTTAGCCCCCTATGATGGATTAGGGGATCCAAAGCAAGACATCAGAAAGTTCCGATCTATAATGATCTTCAATGGTGCATCTGACCCTattttatgtcgttgttttccGTCTTTTTTAGATGGTCCTGCACTTGACTGGTTTTGCTCTTTGCCTGCGGATTCTATCTCACGCTTCCAGGAGTTGGAGAAGCAATTCGAGGACCACTTTGCAGCATCTGCAATATACTTGCATGATTCTGATTATTTAACTACCATCAAGCAAGGTCTCCAGGAGAGCCTGAAAGATTACATCACCCGTTTCACGAAGGTAACCATGAGAATTCCTGATCTTCACCCTGAGGTCCACCTGCACGCTATCAAAAGCGGCCTTCGTCCAAGTAAATTCCAGGAAGCTATCGCTGTGGCCAAGCTGAAGACCTTAGCCGAGTTCCGCGAAAAGGCAAAGGGCCAGATAGACATTAAAGAGCTTCACCAAGCCAGAAAGGCAGAAAAGTCATTAATAACTAAGGACGACGATAAACCTCGGGATAACAAGAAGACCTTTAAACCAGTTCCTCGTTACGATTCGTACACCCAGTTCAATGCAAAAAGGGATGACATTATTAAGGAAATTCTCAATTCAAAGCTGATCAAACCCCCCTCCCCCCGAAAGGCCGGCACCTATCCTGAGCCGAAGAACATTGACAAATCCAAGTACTGTGCTTTTCATCAAAAGCACAGCCACACGACCGATGAATGTGTGATTGTCAAGGGCCTCCTCGAACGACTAGCCAAACAAGGGCATCTTGACAAATTTATTGCAGGTCATATTTAGAAGAGAACAGTTCCAACCTCCGACCTATCTATAGCGGGTCCCTCCTCAAAAGAGAAGGACAAAGCTCCTGTTCAGCCCAGAGGCGTAATCAACTGTATCTCAGGAGGATACGCCAGTGGCGGACCTACAAGCTCAGCCAGAAAATGCACTTATAGGGCTATGCTCGCTGTTGCAGATACCGTTTCCAATAATCAGTTACACCAGAGCATTCCCGAGATGACATTTCATCCAACCGACTTCAATTCGACTGACACCAATCTAGATGACCCTATCGTCATCTCTATACAGTTAGGCGACCTCATAGTCCGGAAGGTTTTACTTGACCTAGGCAGCAGCGCTGATGTTCTGTTCTTCGCTACATTCGAAAAAATGTAATTGAGCACCAACATTCTACAGCCATCTGTGGGGGACTTAGTCGGATTTTCTGGAGAACGGGTTCCCGTTTTGGGttcagtgtggttacaaaccacactcggtGAGCAACCTTTATCTAAGACACAAGATATTCAATATCTTGTGGTCGACTGTTTTAGCCCTTATAACATCATATTAGGTAGACCTTTTTTAAATAGATTTGCTGCAATTATTTTCATAATCCACCTTTGCGTTAAGTTTCCTGTGCAGGATAATTTGGTGGCTACAGTTCATGGTGACCTTCAAGAAGCTCGCCAATGTTATATATGCTGAACAAACATATATGCTGAACA
This window contains:
- the LOC112721272 gene encoding uncharacterized protein, producing the protein MTSNNRSRPMSQRRLVMMMTKFTLPTTLAPYDGLGDPKQDIRKFRSIMIFNGASDPILCRCFPSFLDGPALDWFCSLPADSISRFQELEKQFEDHFAASAIYLHDSDYLTTIKQGLQESLKDYITRFTKVTMRIPDLHPEVHLHAIKSGLRPSKFQEAIAVAKLKTLAEFREKAKGQIDIKELHQARKAEKSLITKDDDKPRDNKKTFKPVPRYDSYTQFNAKRDDIIKEILNSKLIKPPSPRKAGTYPEPKNIDKSKYCAFHQKHSHTTDECVIVKGLLERLAKQGHLDKFIAGGYASGGPTSSARKCTYRAMLAVADTVSNNQLHQSIPEMTFHPTDFNSTDTNLDDPIVISIQLGDLIVRKVLLDLGSSADVLFFATFEKMIIWWLQFMVTFKKLANVIYAEQTYMLNKHH